In the genome of Chitinivibrionales bacterium, one region contains:
- the modA gene encoding molybdate ABC transporter substrate-binding protein — translation MAAFLFCQNIYSQITVACASNMQPAMEEIKIAYEKTGGRIKSVFGSSGKFTSQIKNGAPFDVFVSADMDYPESLYVWKYAGSRPKVYAYGKLVLWSLKTGLAEKGVAGLGDAGISKIAIADPRLAPYGRESERAMKNGGVYDAVSSRIVYGDNIAQAAQYIVTGAADIGFTAKSIVLSPQNKDKGTWADVDSTLYSVIAQGVMVCRYGADNNPDASEKFVSFLLGPGARDIMKQFGYSLP, via the coding sequence ATGGCAGCTTTCCTTTTTTGCCAAAATATTTATTCCCAGATCACGGTCGCCTGCGCCTCCAACATGCAGCCCGCCATGGAGGAGATCAAAATCGCGTATGAAAAGACCGGCGGCCGGATAAAATCGGTCTTTGGTTCGTCGGGAAAATTCACGTCGCAGATAAAAAACGGCGCGCCTTTCGACGTGTTCGTGTCCGCGGACATGGATTATCCGGAAAGCCTTTACGTATGGAAATATGCCGGAAGCAGGCCAAAAGTCTACGCCTACGGGAAACTCGTGCTCTGGTCGCTCAAGACCGGACTCGCCGAGAAGGGCGTCGCAGGGCTTGGCGATGCCGGAATCTCAAAAATCGCCATAGCGGATCCGAGGCTCGCGCCTTACGGCAGGGAATCGGAGCGCGCCATGAAAAACGGCGGCGTGTATGATGCCGTTTCCTCGCGCATTGTTTACGGCGACAACATCGCGCAGGCCGCGCAGTATATCGTCACCGGCGCGGCGGACATCGGGTTCACCGCGAAATCTATCGTCTTGTCGCCGCAGAACAAGGACAAGGGCACCTGGGCGGACGTTGACAGCACGCTGTACAGCGTGATCGCCCAGGGCGTCATGGTCTGCAGGTACGGCGCGGACAACAACCCGGACGCGTCGGAAAAATTCGTGTCGTTTCTGCTGGGACCCGGGGCGCGTGACATCATGAAACAGTTCGGGTATTCGCTGCCATGA
- a CDS encoding PAS domain-containing protein, translating to MTKTEMVLRESEERFRPVLDNSRDVVYRLNLRTGKFEYMSPSAQEATGFSSDELSRIDKAAVGKLVHPDDYTRAELPAISPLDVLTEESGKIFKERITKYLSGEKLADSILSRKR from the coding sequence GTGACGAAGACGGAAATGGTTTTGCGCGAGAGCGAAGAACGGTTCCGCCCGGTGCTCGATAATTCCCGGGACGTTGTCTACAGGTTGAATTTGCGGACGGGCAAATTCGAATATATGAGTCCGTCTGCGCAAGAAGCGACTGGATTTTCGAGCGATGAGCTGAGCCGGATTGACAAAGCGGCGGTCGGAAAGCTCGTTCATCCCGATGATTACACCCGCGCGGAGCTACCGGCGATAAGCCCGCTGGACGTCCTCACCGAGGAAAGCGGGAAGATCTTTAAGGAACGGATCACAAAATATTTGTCCGGCGAAAAGTTGGCGGATTCCATCCTTTCGCGAAAGCGCTGA
- a CDS encoding substrate-binding domain-containing protein, which produces MAARVFSLIVLGFFFGWTPGIKAAENPVKELKVIFPVTCVSPGLANGLAKLFEAQYKIPVKVLSLCTGDAIKFVKEHEADLDVDVMMGHDQEAEEQFIKDGFAVNFRQVCYSDFVLVGPKEDPAKVKGVKDALEALKIIAKAKANFCSRDDSSGTHSLEMRLWKMVKIKPAGDWYIKTRVGTSETLVIAAKKRAYFISQWASFKQMEETVDLVPLVEDTTKLFTNYDIMAINPERFPKANYVSAMLFIGFITSPEVQKYIADFGIEKFHRQSFIPLAVKISKQQKDKK; this is translated from the coding sequence ATGGCCGCAAGAGTTTTTTCCTTAATCGTTTTAGGTTTTTTTTTCGGATGGACGCCTGGAATAAAGGCCGCTGAAAATCCCGTCAAGGAACTGAAAGTCATTTTTCCCGTGACCTGCGTTTCACCCGGCCTGGCGAACGGATTGGCAAAACTGTTCGAAGCCCAGTACAAAATACCCGTCAAGGTTCTTTCACTGTGCACGGGCGATGCCATCAAGTTTGTCAAGGAACATGAAGCCGACCTGGACGTTGACGTCATGATGGGACATGACCAGGAAGCCGAGGAGCAGTTCATCAAGGACGGGTTCGCGGTCAATTTCCGGCAGGTGTGCTATTCTGATTTCGTGCTTGTGGGACCGAAGGAAGACCCGGCCAAGGTCAAGGGCGTGAAGGACGCACTGGAGGCCCTAAAAATTATCGCCAAAGCAAAGGCAAACTTTTGTTCACGGGACGATTCGTCGGGCACGCATTCATTGGAAATGCGGCTGTGGAAGATGGTCAAGATTAAGCCCGCGGGTGACTGGTATATCAAAACAAGGGTCGGGACATCGGAAACGCTGGTCATTGCCGCAAAGAAAAGGGCGTATTTCATTTCCCAATGGGCGTCGTTCAAACAAATGGAGGAAACGGTCGATCTGGTGCCGCTGGTTGAGGACACGACGAAACTGTTCACGAATTACGATATCATGGCGATAAATCCCGAAAGATTCCCGAAAGCGAATTACGTTTCGGCCATGCTCTTCATCGGCTTCATAACCTCCCCGGAGGTCCAGAAATACATCGCCGATTTCGGCATAGAGAAATTTCACCGGCAGTCATTCATTCCCTTGGCGGTAAAAATCAGCAAGCAGCAAAAGGACAAGAAATAA
- a CDS encoding sulfite exporter TauE/SafE family protein, protein MDVVVLWLTLLFFLVAFLFSSVGQAGASGFIAVMALFSVPVAEIRPIALVLNIIVAAIGTYKYVRAKRFSLRTFIIFVLLSIPFSFVGGAIQLPGKQIKLVIGIVLILSSLCMLLRVYLRREYEVKKVPVPAGFICGSIIGFFSGLTSIGGGIFLSPLLVFFKWSSVWSTSGITSAFILVNSISGLMGQLSQGVIINWRIWPFVAAVVAGGYAGSDVGSRIKNNRAIIMLLIVVLIISAIKIIIT, encoded by the coding sequence GTGGATGTTGTTGTCCTCTGGCTGACGCTCCTGTTTTTTCTCGTGGCATTTTTATTCAGCTCTGTTGGCCAAGCGGGCGCCTCGGGCTTTATTGCGGTCATGGCGCTTTTCAGCGTTCCGGTGGCTGAGATAAGGCCGATTGCGCTTGTGCTGAATATCATCGTGGCAGCCATCGGCACCTACAAATACGTAAGGGCAAAGCGGTTCTCGTTAAGAACGTTCATCATTTTTGTGCTGCTTTCCATTCCATTCTCGTTTGTCGGCGGAGCAATACAATTGCCCGGTAAACAGATAAAACTTGTCATTGGCATCGTTCTTATATTGTCCTCCTTGTGCATGCTATTGAGGGTGTATCTCAGACGTGAGTATGAGGTCAAAAAGGTCCCTGTCCCGGCGGGGTTCATTTGCGGAAGCATCATCGGTTTCTTTTCCGGGTTGACCTCGATAGGAGGGGGCATCTTTCTCAGCCCGCTGCTGGTATTCTTCAAATGGTCGAGCGTTTGGAGCACGTCGGGAATCACGTCGGCGTTCATACTGGTCAATTCAATTTCAGGACTGATGGGGCAGTTGAGCCAGGGCGTCATTATTAATTGGAGAATCTGGCCGTTTGTGGCGGCGGTCGTGGCGGGCGGCTATGCGGGATCGGATGTGGGTAGCAGGATAAAAAACAATCGCGCCATAATAATGTTATTGATCGTTGTTCTTATTATCTCCGCTATTAAAATAATTATAACATGA
- a CDS encoding sulfite exporter TauE/SafE family protein — translation MITTLAEGFLLGLATGTTCLATCGPVYAPYLMQYDRTLAKSLLVILELSAGRFFSYIVVGASAGLLGRQIHFEGKGLITAAGYFLFSVFLLATAFRTYRRDQNCSMGRWAGIIDRPLVLGILTGINICPPFLLALTKAFGGSGPAAGATLFAAFFTGTSLFLLPIAAFGLLGERRIFRSIARWGAVAVSAWFLILAGLLAYDYFR, via the coding sequence ATGATTACTACCTTGGCTGAAGGCTTTCTTCTCGGCCTTGCCACCGGAACCACCTGCTTGGCCACGTGCGGACCGGTTTATGCACCCTACCTGATGCAATACGACCGGACCTTGGCGAAAAGTCTGCTCGTAATTCTTGAACTTTCGGCCGGCAGGTTTTTTTCTTACATTGTTGTGGGCGCGTCCGCCGGACTTTTGGGCAGGCAGATTCACTTTGAGGGAAAAGGACTCATCACGGCGGCTGGTTACTTCCTGTTCTCCGTTTTTCTGCTGGCCACCGCATTCCGAACGTACCGGCGCGACCAAAATTGCTCCATGGGCCGCTGGGCGGGAATCATCGACCGGCCGCTGGTCCTGGGAATACTTACCGGCATCAATATCTGCCCTCCCTTTCTCTTGGCGTTGACAAAAGCGTTCGGCGGGTCCGGACCGGCCGCAGGCGCAACGCTTTTTGCGGCATTCTTCACCGGCACATCACTTTTTCTGCTGCCGATAGCCGCGTTCGGGCTGCTCGGCGAGCGAAGAATTTTTCGCTCGATTGCACGCTGGGGAGCGGTTGCCGTAAGTGCATGGTTTCTGATTCTTGCGGGCCTGCTGGCGTATGACTACTTCAGGTAG
- a CDS encoding TOBE domain-containing protein, which yields MNRLTGTLVSRESGGSVARVRVDLGTVTITAVLLEEPPLLPVQGAPVTVCFKESETALALATFDGKLSIRNRIPCVVTSVHDDGVLCRVSLDFRGAGLSALITSESGRDLGLSAGTRVFALVKSTEVMIAPEAA from the coding sequence ATGAACCGCCTCACCGGAACGCTGGTCTCGCGCGAATCCGGCGGGTCGGTCGCACGGGTAAGGGTCGATCTCGGTACCGTGACGATAACCGCGGTCCTGCTCGAAGAACCTCCCCTTCTGCCGGTGCAGGGCGCGCCGGTGACCGTGTGTTTCAAGGAATCGGAAACCGCGCTCGCCCTTGCGACGTTCGACGGCAAACTGAGCATACGCAACCGCATCCCCTGCGTTGTGACGTCGGTCCATGACGACGGCGTTCTGTGCCGCGTGTCCCTCGATTTCCGCGGCGCCGGCCTTTCGGCCCTCATCACGTCGGAAAGCGGCCGGGACCTGGGGCTTTCGGCCGGGACGCGGGTGTTTGCTCTTGTCAAGTCCACCGAAGTAATGATCGCGCCGGAGGCCGCATGA
- the modD gene encoding ModD protein produces MYFIRESIVDTILEEDIRFGDLSTALLDMKDVSAKASFIARQDCVVCGADEASRIIKKLGGAVSGFCEDGERAKKGQTVIGAKGSAGVLHAAWKTSVNLLGYCSGIATRTRTLLDAARRINPAVALTTTRKTIPGTRDLSVKAVYAGGAMPHRLGLAETVLFFREHYDLSGGFSRLLAAIPRLRAECPEKKLVVEVDNAEDAARAVDAGADGVQCDKVPPGQIKKIVKKAAAAAPRAFIIATGGITLDNIEAYARTGAQVIATSSVYFGPPVDFGFKIEKRR; encoded by the coding sequence ATGTATTTCATCCGCGAATCAATCGTCGATACCATCCTTGAGGAGGACATACGCTTCGGTGACCTTTCCACCGCGCTGCTGGACATGAAAGACGTGTCTGCAAAAGCTTCTTTCATCGCCCGCCAGGATTGTGTTGTCTGCGGTGCCGATGAGGCATCGCGGATCATTAAAAAACTGGGAGGCGCGGTTTCCGGCTTTTGCGAGGACGGGGAAAGGGCGAAGAAAGGTCAAACCGTCATTGGGGCAAAAGGCTCCGCCGGCGTTTTGCATGCCGCATGGAAGACATCGGTCAATCTGCTCGGCTATTGCAGCGGCATCGCGACCAGGACCAGGACGCTGCTCGACGCCGCGCGACGCATCAACCCGGCGGTCGCGCTGACCACAACCAGAAAAACGATTCCCGGAACGCGCGACCTGTCCGTCAAAGCGGTGTACGCGGGCGGCGCCATGCCCCACCGGCTCGGCCTTGCGGAGACCGTTTTATTTTTCAGGGAGCATTACGATCTGTCCGGAGGATTTTCCCGGCTGCTTGCGGCGATCCCCCGGTTGCGGGCCGAGTGCCCGGAGAAAAAGCTCGTTGTTGAAGTTGACAATGCGGAGGATGCCGCGCGTGCCGTCGACGCCGGCGCCGACGGCGTCCAATGCGACAAGGTTCCGCCCGGGCAAATCAAAAAAATTGTAAAAAAAGCCGCGGCCGCTGCGCCGCGCGCGTTCATCATCGCGACCGGCGGCATCACCCTTGACAACATCGAGGCTTATGCCCGAACCGGCGCGCAGGTCATCGCGACCTCAAGCGTCTATTTCGGCCCGCCCGTGGATTTCGGATTCAAGATTGAAAAACGCCGTTGA
- the modB gene encoding molybdate ABC transporter permease subunit yields MNFDPVPLLLSVKLAAASAVILLVLAMPLSFWLYFTRSPAGYLARVFVNLPLVLPPVVVGFYLLLLFNPSAPVGHFLQQVFHLRLVFTFEGLVVGSVLFNVPFMVNPVLSGLESLPRSLCEASFVLGKGRWTTFWRVLLPSIRPSLLTGLILTFAHTIGEFGMVLMIGGKIPGVTRVASIAVYDDVESLHFAAAHLYSAVLVIVSFAVLFLLILVNKRFARTW; encoded by the coding sequence ATGAACTTCGATCCCGTGCCGCTGCTCCTCTCCGTAAAGCTCGCCGCGGCCTCGGCCGTCATCCTGCTGGTCCTGGCCATGCCGCTTTCGTTCTGGCTGTATTTCACGCGCTCCCCCGCCGGATACCTGGCACGCGTGTTTGTCAACCTGCCGCTCGTGCTGCCTCCCGTGGTGGTCGGGTTCTACCTGCTGCTTTTATTCAACCCTTCGGCGCCGGTCGGGCATTTCCTGCAGCAGGTTTTTCACCTGCGCCTCGTGTTCACCTTCGAGGGACTCGTGGTCGGGTCCGTGCTGTTCAACGTGCCGTTCATGGTCAATCCGGTCTTGTCGGGGCTCGAATCGCTGCCGCGGTCGCTGTGCGAGGCGAGCTTTGTCCTGGGAAAGGGCCGATGGACCACGTTTTGGCGGGTGCTGCTGCCCTCGATAAGGCCCAGCCTGCTCACGGGGCTCATCCTCACCTTCGCGCATACCATCGGCGAGTTCGGCATGGTGCTCATGATCGGCGGCAAAATCCCGGGTGTGACGCGCGTGGCGTCGATCGCGGTGTACGACGACGTGGAATCGCTCCATTTCGCCGCGGCGCACCTCTATTCGGCGGTGCTGGTGATCGTCTCGTTCGCGGTGCTCTTTCTGCTCATTCTCGTCAACAAGCGATTCGCAAGGACGTGGTGA
- a CDS encoding carboxypeptidase-like regulatory domain-containing protein has product MVGRRIALCAFVAALALRAGAQDINITGTVIDGSGNGVSGATVSLMYAGLSTTSASDGSFSLVQTTAVRSMLESSAPVSAAVSGNTVCFSVAAQSPVRIDVYAMNGRMVSSSLSRMLCRGVYAFAPGRENITPGIYFIKVSIGAWSTVCKMTLAGGQTAGPALRQLSGSAQPLSKKADVADTLVASKGGYKTFKKFISSYTLASQICVLTAITKSPETAIYSQRVTKSIDWANTTVQVWDYTAAHTDTSLHLTSTALDGANTVDPYPGNTKCWLVTCGTVGWSTWGFVVSAAVGSVDMSGFYGGNIHFYIRGSSPSVGAFIASTGGAGTAVDLSTLGYAADSTWHEITLPLSSFPTVDLSAITDYLMFVAPVTQGAGYTAGSWYALDDITYRPAP; this is encoded by the coding sequence ATGGTCGGAAGAAGAATCGCTCTGTGCGCGTTCGTGGCCGCGCTCGCACTTCGGGCGGGAGCGCAGGACATCAACATCACCGGGACCGTGATAGACGGATCGGGCAACGGCGTTTCGGGCGCCACGGTGAGCCTGATGTATGCGGGGCTTTCAACCACCTCGGCAAGCGACGGCTCGTTCTCGCTCGTTCAGACCACGGCGGTCAGGTCCATGCTTGAGTCCTCCGCTCCGGTTTCTGCGGCCGTTTCGGGCAACACGGTGTGTTTCAGCGTCGCCGCGCAGTCGCCTGTTCGTATCGATGTCTATGCCATGAACGGGCGCATGGTTTCTTCCTCGCTCAGCAGGATGCTGTGCAGGGGCGTGTATGCCTTCGCGCCCGGCCGGGAGAACATCACGCCCGGTATCTATTTTATAAAGGTAAGCATCGGCGCCTGGTCCACGGTGTGCAAAATGACGCTCGCCGGCGGGCAGACCGCGGGACCTGCGCTCAGGCAGCTTTCCGGTTCGGCGCAGCCGCTTTCCAAGAAGGCCGATGTCGCAGACACGCTTGTGGCGTCCAAGGGCGGATACAAGACGTTCAAGAAGTTCATTTCATCGTATACGCTTGCCAGCCAGATCTGCGTGCTCACCGCGATCACCAAGTCTCCCGAGACCGCCATTTATTCGCAGCGGGTGACCAAGAGCATAGACTGGGCCAATACCACCGTGCAGGTGTGGGATTACACGGCGGCGCATACGGATACGTCGCTTCACCTTACCTCCACGGCGCTTGACGGCGCAAACACCGTCGATCCCTACCCCGGCAACACCAAGTGCTGGCTCGTCACCTGCGGAACGGTCGGCTGGTCCACGTGGGGCTTTGTGGTGAGCGCCGCGGTCGGGTCGGTCGACATGTCCGGGTTTTACGGCGGCAACATTCATTTCTACATCCGTGGGAGTTCGCCGAGCGTGGGAGCGTTCATCGCCTCCACCGGCGGCGCCGGAACCGCGGTCGACCTCTCTACGCTGGGTTATGCGGCTGACAGCACATGGCATGAGATCACGCTTCCGCTTTCCAGCTTCCCGACGGTCGATCTTTCGGCGATTACCGACTACCTTATGTTCGTTGCGCCGGTCACCCAGGGAGCCGGGTATACTGCAGGCTCGTGGTACGCGCTTGACGACATCACGTACCGTCCGGCCCCGTAA
- a CDS encoding TOBE domain-containing protein, with the protein MENHSPYSGPLWLLFGGRHLLEKNALELLKSIDRLGSITSAAREVGISYKTAWDLVDRLNNLSSKPLVASSTGGRHGGGCRLSDYGKKILDEYNHHKEQFEVFKKTLSGKENDFALFTDFTRSLILKTSARNQFSGVVEKIVPGPVSTEVVLRISETDAITAVITSESAKILGLEKGGRAIALVKAPSIIIMIDDGKTKTSAMNRLCGKVSGITRGAVNNEIKIALDGSRTIVATITKQSSEAMKLSPGSNVCAVFNASQVILAVTE; encoded by the coding sequence ATGGAAAACCATTCCCCCTATTCAGGCCCGTTGTGGCTCCTGTTCGGCGGCCGCCATCTGCTCGAAAAAAACGCGCTCGAACTCCTTAAAAGCATTGACCGGCTCGGATCGATCACGTCGGCGGCAAGGGAAGTCGGCATCAGCTACAAGACCGCCTGGGACCTCGTCGACCGGCTCAACAACCTTTCGTCGAAGCCGCTCGTCGCTTCAAGCACGGGAGGCAGGCACGGCGGCGGATGCAGGCTGTCGGACTACGGCAAAAAGATACTCGATGAATATAATCACCACAAGGAGCAATTCGAGGTTTTCAAAAAAACATTGTCCGGGAAAGAAAATGATTTTGCTCTTTTCACCGATTTTACAAGGAGCCTTATCTTGAAAACCAGTGCGCGCAACCAATTCTCCGGCGTTGTTGAAAAGATCGTCCCCGGCCCGGTTTCAACCGAGGTCGTTCTGCGCATCAGCGAAACGGATGCGATCACTGCGGTGATAACGAGCGAAAGCGCTAAAATACTCGGGCTTGAAAAGGGCGGCAGAGCGATAGCGCTTGTCAAGGCGCCCTCCATAATCATCATGATCGATGACGGAAAAACCAAGACAAGCGCGATGAACCGCCTCTGCGGAAAGGTTTCCGGAATCACCAGGGGCGCGGTGAACAACGAAATAAAGATCGCGCTCGACGGAAGCAGGACCATCGTGGCCACCATCACCAAACAAAGCTCGGAAGCCATGAAGTTGTCGCCGGGCAGCAACGTGTGCGCCGTGTTCAACGCCTCGCAGGTCATTCTTGCGGTAACGGAATAA
- a CDS encoding fibrobacter succinogenes major paralogous domain-containing protein, whose translation MNKLLLSAWIFLVLFSSCTRNTVTDADGNIYHTVKIGKQVWMVENFRATKWNDGTPIPHVSDSVAWHSLTTPGYCYYGNTNNADTIKRFGALYNWYCVDSKKFAPPGWHVPTDDDWDTLQNYLIRHGYNWDGERRDNRVAKSLAAQSGWKPFGIEGMPGNNMKDNNRSGFSGFAAGYRHDSRDTANWHRISVFWAAGHKAAWWSATEVTESIACVYGLGFCADYLIKYGHDWLKTCGYPVRLVRDRK comes from the coding sequence ATGAATAAATTGTTGTTGTCGGCTTGGATTTTTTTGGTTTTGTTTTCGTCTTGTACGCGAAATACAGTAACCGACGCGGATGGAAACATTTACCATACGGTTAAAATCGGCAAGCAAGTCTGGATGGTTGAAAATTTCAGGGCTACCAAATGGAACGACGGCACGCCCATTCCACACGTTTCAGACAGCGTCGCCTGGCATTCCCTTACGACACCCGGTTATTGCTATTATGGGAATACGAACAATGCCGACACCATAAAGCGGTTCGGGGCGCTTTACAATTGGTATTGCGTCGATTCGAAAAAATTTGCTCCGCCGGGGTGGCATGTCCCCACGGATGATGATTGGGACACCTTGCAGAATTACCTGATCAGGCATGGATACAACTGGGACGGCGAGAGAAGGGATAATAGAGTAGCAAAATCCTTGGCTGCACAGAGCGGTTGGAAACCGTTCGGCATCGAAGGCATGCCCGGAAACAATATGAAGGACAATAACAGAAGCGGTTTTTCGGGCTTTGCCGCCGGCTATCGCCACGATTCACGTGACACCGCAAATTGGCATCGTATTTCTGTTTTTTGGGCGGCTGGCCATAAGGCTGCGTGGTGGAGCGCCACCGAGGTCACCGAGTCAATCGCATGTGTCTATGGGCTGGGCTTCTGCGCCGACTACCTGATAAAATATGGACATGACTGGCTCAAAACCTGCGGCTACCCGGTCAGATTGGTGAGAGACAGGAAATAA
- a CDS encoding CxxxxCH/CxxCH domain-containing protein, with protein sequence MDSATNQFAVNPATHQNGVVDVVFSAPWDDSGKANYAAAAKQCNNVFCHGGIPQGTNASIHWNGTDTVDPANCRACHNLDQTSSGIYAGHYGHTRNGKFDSLGNQVRGANVQYCFNCHGTSLTDSQYNVGTGSVDWSRHINPSGTFGSADCKDCHAPDWTTWAQYVATHPGAQPF encoded by the coding sequence ATGGATTCGGCAACAAACCAGTTCGCCGTCAATCCCGCGACCCATCAAAACGGCGTTGTCGATGTTGTCTTCTCGGCCCCGTGGGACGACAGCGGCAAAGCAAATTATGCCGCGGCCGCAAAGCAATGCAACAATGTTTTCTGTCACGGCGGCATTCCCCAGGGAACCAATGCCTCCATTCATTGGAACGGCACCGACACGGTTGACCCTGCCAATTGCAGGGCCTGCCACAACCTTGATCAGACTTCCTCAGGGATATACGCCGGGCATTACGGGCATACTCGCAACGGGAAATTTGACAGTCTGGGGAACCAGGTGCGGGGCGCGAATGTGCAATACTGTTTCAATTGCCACGGGACATCCCTTACCGATTCTCAATATAATGTGGGCACCGGGAGCGTTGACTGGTCCCGTCACATCAATCCCAGCGGCACTTTTGGCTCGGCTGATTGCAAAGATTGCCATGCTCCCGACTGGACCACCTGGGCGCAGTACGTGGCCACCCATCCGGGCGCTCAACCGTTTTGA
- a CDS encoding ATP-binding cassette domain-containing protein — MAAFSMTVRKRLTAGDTAFELDFCIDAGGMDCVALFGHSGAGKTTLLRMIAGLTVPDEGRIALGDRVLFDSAARINVPPQHRRVGLVFQEYALFPRMTVEQNVRYGLARDAGGSVDSLLETFGLAPLRRRLPAMLSGGQQQRVALARTLAANPSVLLLDEPLSALDPVMRTSLQEALCSARRAMPVLTFLVSHDCGEIFRLATRVVRIADGSITASGTPQEVFAAPGDRMRVSGQVLDNRKHGAINVVTIAVGEEISRIALSPDEAEGLAVGDLVSVSVKAFNPDVRKIVK, encoded by the coding sequence ATGGCCGCATTTTCAATGACGGTGCGCAAGCGGCTCACGGCGGGCGACACGGCCTTTGAGCTTGACTTTTGCATAGACGCCGGCGGCATGGACTGCGTCGCCCTGTTCGGACACTCGGGCGCGGGAAAAACCACGCTGCTGCGCATGATCGCCGGACTCACGGTTCCCGACGAGGGCCGCATCGCTCTCGGCGACCGGGTACTCTTCGACTCGGCGGCGCGCATCAATGTGCCTCCCCAGCACCGGCGCGTGGGGCTCGTGTTTCAGGAGTATGCGCTGTTTCCCAGGATGACCGTGGAACAGAACGTGCGCTACGGCCTCGCGCGCGACGCCGGGGGCAGCGTCGATTCCCTTTTGGAAACTTTCGGGCTTGCCCCGCTCCGCCGCCGCCTGCCGGCCATGCTGTCGGGAGGCCAGCAGCAGCGCGTTGCGCTCGCGCGCACGCTTGCGGCAAACCCCTCGGTGCTGCTCCTCGACGAGCCGTTGTCCGCGCTCGATCCGGTCATGAGGACCTCGCTGCAGGAAGCGCTTTGCTCCGCCCGGCGCGCCATGCCGGTGCTGACGTTTCTGGTGAGCCACGACTGCGGCGAGATCTTCAGGCTCGCAACCAGGGTGGTGCGCATCGCCGACGGGTCAATCACTGCCTCGGGAACGCCGCAGGAGGTTTTCGCCGCCCCCGGCGACCGCATGAGGGTGTCCGGACAGGTTCTTGACAACAGGAAACACGGCGCGATCAACGTGGTAACGATCGCCGTGGGGGAAGAAATATCGAGGATTGCGCTCTCCCCCGATGAGGCGGAGGGCCTGGCGGTCGGGGACCTGGTGAGCGTGTCGGTAAAGGCGTTCAACCCTGATGTCCGCAAGATTGTCAAATAG